The following are encoded together in the Brassica napus cultivar Da-Ae chromosome A9, Da-Ae, whole genome shotgun sequence genome:
- the LOC106434672 gene encoding 65-kDa microtubule-associated protein 7: MLEIGSPTSLCFRTNTTCNALLQELQKIWVDIGESDAEKDRMLMELEKECLEIYRRKVDEAANSKAQLHQSLVSIEAEIASIMAALGVLNIHSPIKEKGSKSLKEKLAYVTPLLEDLRLQKEERVKQFVDVKAQIEKMSGEISGYSGMIGSLTLDDDQDLTLRKLNEYQTHLRSLQKEKADRLNKVLDYVNEVHCLCGVLGVDFCQTVSEVHPSLHRTNHEQSTNISDETLDGLQQMIEKLKTERRLRFQKLKDVVESLLELWNLMDTSQEERMRFARVSCVVRSSESDVTEPNILSTETIEQVSAEVDRFNKLKSSRMKELVMKRRSELEDLCRLAHIEPDTSTSLEKSTALINSGLVDPSELLANIEAQINRIKEEAQSRKEIIDRIDRWLSACEEENWLEEYNRDENRYSAGRGGHVNLKHAERARVTVNKIPSMVDNLIKKTLLWEEQTQKSFLYDGVRLVSILEDYKLTRKQQEEEKKRYRDQKKMQDLLLNRRESIYGSKPSPRRSTSIRKANGYSGNVSMPPTPRRNSAGAANSDVMMTPRSYSGQNGYFKEVRKLSTAPLNFVAIPKEDSASTYTYSEPDSPLHN, translated from the exons ATGCTTGAGATTGGAAGCCCCACGAGTCTCTGTTTCCGTACAAACACTACTTGTAATGCTCTGCTTCAAGAGCTTCAG AAGATATGGGTTGATATTGGTGAGAGTGACGCTGAGAAAGACAGGATGCTAATGGAGTTGGAGAAGGAGTGTCTTGAAATCTACAGAAGAAAAGTTGATGAAGCTGCAAACTCCAAGGCACAGCTTCATCAATCACTTGTATCAATTGAAGCTGAGATTGCTTCTATAATGGCTGCTCTTGGTGTCTTAAACATCCACTCACCG ATTAAAGAGAAAGGTTCAAAATCATTGAAAGAGAAGCTTGCCTATGTGACACCTCTGCTTGAGGATTTGAGGTTGCAAAAGGAAGAAAGAGTGAAGCAGTTTGTGGATGTTAAGGCGCAGATTGAGAAGATGAGCGGTGAAATCTCTGGTTACAGTGGCATGATTGGTTCTTTGACTCTTGATGATGATCAAGACTTGACTCTTAGGAAGCTTAACGAGTATCAAACACATCTCCGCTCTCTCCAGAAGGAGAAG GCGGATCGTCTAAACAAGGTGTTGGATTATGTGAATGAGGTTCACTGTCTATGCGGTGTTCTTGGAGTTGACTTTTGTCAGACTGTTAGTGAGGTTCACCCGAGCTTACATAGGACTAACCACGAGCAGTCTACAAACATTAGCGATGAGACGTTGGATGGTTTACAGCAAATGATTGAAAAGCTGAAAACTGAGAGGAGACTCCGCTTTCAAAAG TTGAAGGATGTGGTGGAGTCACTTTTGGAGCTATGGAATCTAATGGACACATCTCAAGAAGAGAGAATGAGATTTGCAAGAGTCAGTTGTGTTGTGAGATCATCTGAATCTGATGTCACTGAGCCAAACATCCTTTCTACTGAAACAATTGAACAG GTTTCTGCAGAAGTAGACCGTTTCAACAAGCTGAAATCTAGTAGAATGAAGGAGCTGGTGATGAAAAGAAGGTCTGAGTTAGAGGATCTTTGCAGATTGGCTCACATTGAACCTGACACAAGCACATCTCTTGAGAAATCAACTGCACTGATTAACTCTG GGTTAGTGGACCCTTCAGAGCTTCTTGCTAACATCGAAGCGCAGATAAACAGAATCAAAGAAGAGGCACAGAGCCGGAAAGAGATTATTGATAGGATTGACCGTTGGCTATCTGCTTGTGAAGAGGAGAACTGGCTAGAAGAATACAACCGG gatgagaacCGCTACAGCGCTGGAAGAGGAGGACATGTGAACCTAAAGCATGCTGAAAGAGCTAGGGTTACAGTAAACAAGATTCCAT CAATGGTTGACAATCTCATCAAGAAAACTCTTTTATGGGAGGAACAAACACAGAAGTCATTTCTATACGATGGT GTTCGACTTGTATCCATACTTGAAGATTATAAACTGACAAGGAAACAACAGGAAGAGGAAAAGAAACGTTACAGG GATCAGAAGAAGATGCAGGATCTGTTACTAAACCGGAGGGAGTCCATTTATGGATCAAAACCGAGTCCAAGAAGAAGCACCAGCATAAGAAAGGCTAATGGTTACAGTGGGAATGTGTCTATGCCTCCTACGCCGCGCAGAAACTCAGCAGGAGCAGCAAATAGCGACGTTATGATGACCCCAAGATCTTACTCAGGTCAAAATGGTTATTTCAAGGAAGTGAGGAAACTGTCAACAGCTCCTTTAAACTTTGTGGCTATACCAAAGGAAGATTCTGCTTCTACATACACTTACTCTGAACCAGATTCGCCGTTACATAACTGA
- the LOC106434665 gene encoding zinc-finger homeodomain protein 14-like, with translation MQSSCLYRECMRNHAAKLGSYAVDGCREYSQPSTGDLCAACGCHRSYHRRIEVQPSGQVTRARFPFTSLRRVKQLARLKWKAAAEDREEQEEQEEEDTEETSTEERMTVKRRRKSKFTAEQREAMRDYAAKLGWTLKDKRAVREEISVFCERIGVTRYLFKTWVNNNKKFYH, from the coding sequence aTGCAGAGTTCTTGTCTCTACAGAGAATGCATGCGCAACCACGCGGCCAAGCTCGGCTCTTACGCTGTCGATGGCTGCCGCGAGTACTCTCAACCATCCACGGGAGATCTCTGCGCCGCCTGTGGTTGCCACCGGAGCTACCACCGTCGCATTGAAGTACAACCTTCTGGTCAAGTTACTCGCGCGCGGTTCCCTTTCACGAGCTTGAGGCGCGTGAAGCAGCTGGCGAGGCTGAAATGGAAAGCAGCTGCGGAGGACAGAGAAGAGCAAGAAgagcaggaggaggaggacacGGAGGAGACTTCTACGGAAGAGAGGATGACAGTGAAGCGTCGAAGGAAGTCGAAATTCACGGCGGAGCAAAGAGAGGCGATGAGAGATTACGCGGCGAAGCTGGGATGGACGTTGAAGGATAAGAGAGCGGTTAGAGAAGAGATAAGTGTCTTCTGCGAAAGGATTGGTGTTACTCGTTATCTTTTCAAGACTTGggttaacaataacaaaaagTTTTATCACTAA